Proteins co-encoded in one Leptospira stimsonii genomic window:
- a CDS encoding nitrilase-related carbon-nitrogen hydrolase codes for MILAKRILLISSILLFALYTVWSNAGRSPSFPSIQTRMERTLVDGIDSGKGNLLGIQPWMFSEDYASADRFREKIESYLLIAKEKGFLNSKTIVLLPEYLGTWLVVSGEKESVFRADKMQTAMENLVFSNVFSFVWNWFRAKGEDGVSDAVFRMKSKEMLFAYQNTFSQLSKKYSITIVAGSILLPEPFVEKGVLRIGDGALQNGSFVFLPDGSVAENSSLKIFPVDDEKSFVRASTVQDLRTISTPAGKIGILVCADSWYPEVYDTFRKQNVTMILVPSFVAPDGAMDTVWKGYNGSENPSDVQKGDLGKIKEGEAWLKYALAGRIAKSGASFGMNVFLRGDLWDLGSDGETIFGKGSAFKTSPRIFGASIVNLWLD; via the coding sequence ATGATCCTCGCAAAACGAATTCTTCTTATATCCTCGATTCTTCTCTTCGCTTTGTATACGGTCTGGTCCAATGCCGGACGATCTCCTTCTTTTCCGTCGATTCAAACTCGCATGGAACGAACGTTAGTCGACGGAATCGATTCCGGAAAGGGAAATCTTTTAGGAATTCAGCCTTGGATGTTTTCGGAAGATTACGCAAGCGCCGATCGCTTCCGGGAAAAGATCGAATCCTATCTGCTGATCGCGAAAGAAAAAGGATTTCTCAATTCGAAAACAATCGTCCTTCTTCCGGAATATTTAGGAACTTGGCTCGTTGTTTCCGGCGAGAAAGAATCCGTCTTCCGTGCGGACAAAATGCAAACTGCAATGGAGAATCTCGTCTTCAGTAACGTTTTCTCCTTCGTTTGGAACTGGTTCCGGGCGAAAGGAGAGGACGGTGTTTCCGACGCAGTTTTTCGAATGAAATCGAAAGAGATGCTTTTCGCTTATCAAAACACCTTTTCCCAACTTTCCAAGAAATACTCGATCACGATCGTCGCGGGTTCCATTCTTCTTCCCGAACCTTTCGTCGAAAAGGGAGTTTTAAGAATCGGGGACGGCGCTTTACAAAATGGATCCTTCGTTTTTCTCCCCGACGGGAGCGTAGCGGAAAATTCTTCTCTTAAAATATTCCCTGTGGACGACGAGAAATCCTTTGTCCGAGCTTCCACCGTACAGGATCTGAGAACGATTTCCACTCCTGCCGGAAAGATCGGAATCTTAGTCTGCGCCGATTCCTGGTATCCGGAAGTCTACGATACATTCAGAAAACAGAATGTAACAATGATACTCGTTCCTTCGTTCGTGGCTCCCGACGGTGCAATGGATACGGTTTGGAAGGGGTATAACGGTTCCGAGAACCCTTCGGACGTTCAAAAAGGCGATCTCGGAAAGATAAAAGAGGGAGAAGCCTGGTTGAAATACGCTTTGGCGGGCAGAATTGCAAAGTCCGGAGCTTCATTCGGGATGAACGTATTCTTAAGGGGTGATCTCTGGGATCTGGGCTCGGACGGAGAAACCATCTTTGGGAAAGGTTCGGCGTTCAAGACATCTCCTCGAATTTTCGGTGCGAGCATCGTAAACCTTTGGTTGGATTGA
- a CDS encoding DUF773 domain-containing protein — protein sequence MSHSNFEVFSENFINKHKQASLGKWFGLESLNLDGKPFGAFFQGELVLKLGAEKISEIIERYPGAKLFDPSGRGRAMKDWLQIPIEFQEDWDSLSESAILFALANLGPAPKKAAVKKSAKKKAPAKKKSAPKKKAAKAKKAAVKKAKPKPKTKVKPKTKKKVVKKKAPKKKAIAKKRKK from the coding sequence ATGTCTCATTCTAACTTTGAAGTATTCTCAGAAAACTTTATCAACAAACACAAACAAGCTTCCTTAGGAAAGTGGTTCGGTCTAGAATCCCTGAACTTAGACGGAAAGCCCTTCGGAGCTTTCTTTCAAGGGGAACTTGTTTTAAAACTCGGCGCGGAGAAAATCTCCGAGATCATCGAGCGTTATCCAGGCGCGAAACTTTTCGATCCTTCCGGTCGGGGAAGGGCGATGAAGGATTGGCTTCAGATTCCGATCGAATTTCAAGAAGACTGGGATTCTCTTTCGGAGAGCGCGATTCTTTTTGCTCTTGCCAATCTTGGACCCGCACCAAAAAAAGCGGCCGTGAAGAAGTCAGCGAAGAAGAAAGCTCCTGCAAAGAAAAAGAGCGCGCCTAAGAAAAAAGCGGCTAAAGCCAAAAAGGCGGCGGTGAAAAAGGCGAAACCGAAACCGAAAACAAAGGTGAAACCGAAGACGAAGAAAAAGGTCGTTAAGAAAAAAGCGCCTAAGAAAAAGGCAATCGCGAAAAAGCGTAAGAAATAA
- a CDS encoding alpha/beta hydrolase, producing MKILKWGLGILGAFALFLVITFYAEVPKYEYKPTQLHSDFDAYYKEKLQISLSKKGRPGNEEKLVRYSSGKTEAAILYIHGFGASRAEGEEVTDKLAKDLKTNLYYLRLPGHGTNIEDHRDTRFDQILQDAETAFLETEKLGKKTILIGTSMGGLIATYLAAKYPEKVQVLILASPFYDFTNPLGGLYEFSWGKEFGHLVLGKIRKSTEEQKRDPSSAFWYRDQYLAAVQNVSDLREFVLNSDPFSKITSPVLMFYYFKNDQEQDKSASVKSMLNAFDKIQKNGKASPLNKAVRLEIGDHVLFSKFMVSDKERIIKESEGFIRTVIPEIK from the coding sequence ATGAAGATACTTAAGTGGGGACTTGGAATATTGGGAGCGTTCGCCCTTTTCCTGGTAATTACCTTTTACGCAGAGGTTCCAAAATACGAATACAAACCGACACAGTTGCACTCCGATTTCGACGCGTATTATAAGGAAAAACTTCAGATCAGCCTCTCCAAAAAAGGGAGACCGGGAAACGAAGAGAAGCTGGTTCGATATTCTTCTGGGAAAACGGAAGCGGCGATTCTTTACATTCACGGCTTTGGAGCGTCCCGAGCCGAAGGGGAAGAAGTAACGGACAAACTCGCAAAAGACTTAAAAACGAATCTCTATTATCTTCGTCTTCCGGGACATGGAACCAACATAGAGGATCATAGGGACACACGCTTTGATCAGATTCTTCAGGATGCGGAGACCGCTTTTTTAGAAACGGAAAAACTCGGAAAAAAAACGATCCTGATCGGAACGAGCATGGGCGGTTTGATCGCGACCTATCTCGCGGCTAAATATCCGGAGAAAGTGCAGGTTTTGATTTTGGCTTCTCCCTTTTATGATTTTACAAATCCTCTGGGAGGCCTCTATGAATTCTCTTGGGGCAAGGAATTCGGTCATCTGGTTCTTGGAAAGATTCGCAAATCGACGGAAGAACAAAAGAGGGATCCTTCGAGCGCGTTTTGGTATCGTGACCAATATCTCGCGGCCGTTCAGAACGTTTCCGACTTGAGGGAATTCGTTTTGAATTCCGACCCTTTTTCGAAAATTACCTCTCCCGTATTGATGTTCTATTATTTTAAGAACGACCAAGAACAGGACAAATCCGCTTCCGTTAAATCGATGTTAAACGCGTTTGATAAGATTCAGAAAAACGGGAAAGCGAGTCCGTTGAATAAGGCGGTTCGTTTGGAAATCGGAGACCACGTCCTCTTCTCCAAATTTATGGTAAGTGATAAGGAAAGAATTATCAAAGAATCGGAGGGCTTTATCCGAACCGTTATACCGGAAATAAAATAA